One window of Quercus robur chromosome 5, dhQueRobu3.1, whole genome shotgun sequence genomic DNA carries:
- the LOC126727223 gene encoding cysteine-rich receptor-like protein kinase 10 isoform X3 yields the protein MGIPSFSVSMYLVLLSILISLSIRGEAAEYRYHFCSNQTTFFPNSTYQSNLNNLLSFLNANSTRETGFYNTTVGQTQTPKNTVYGLFLCRGDLATNECQDCVSTATKEIVQQYCPEEKVTVVWYDECMLRYSNRSFFSVMEDEPRMILWNLLDITERDRFLQLVEKSLSDLVPVAANALSGAKKFATKETKFTEMQTLYSLVQCVPDLSSFDCNRCLREAITNLSTSYGGKRGGRVVSPSCNIRYEVFAFYHVQASAAPGPGPKGKGKSSKVIAIVIAVTIAASVVLVILLYCFRRRRARMKSNDIKEENSQKSDGLLNYHAASEITTVESLQFDFGAIEVATNKFSDDNKIGEGGFGKVYKGVLPEGKEVAVKRFSMKSLQGLEEFKNEVILIAKLQHKNLVRLLGCGIQGEEKLLVYEFMHNKSLDNFIFDSKRRSQLDWKTYYDIISGITRGLLYLHEDSRLKIIHRDLKPSNVLLDHNMVAKISDFGMARIFSENQNIANTNRVVGTYGYMAPEYAMEGVFSVKSDVFSFGVILLEIISGKRSSGFYLTEHSQTLLAYAWRLWNEDNLLEFVDNFLMESGSTSEIVKCIHIGLLCVEENPQDRPTMSTVIVMLGNESIALPEPKHPAFSVAKFMSMDEISVNELSFSTIVPK from the exons ATGGGCATCCCTTCTTTCAGTGTCTCCATGTACCTAGTGCTCCTTTCCATACTCATCTCCCTAAGCATTAGGGGTGAAGCAGCCGAATACCGCTACCATTTCTGTTCAAACCAAACCACTTTCTTCCCCAACAGCACCTACCAGTCTAACCTCAACAACCTCCTCTCTTTCCTTAACGCAAATTCCACTCGTGAAACCGGTTTCTACAACACCACCGTGGGTCAAACTCAAACCCCAAAGAACACAGTTTACGGCCTCTTCCTCTGCCGCGGTGACCTCGCCACCAATGAGTGCCAAGACTGCGTGTCAACAGCAACCAAAGAGATTGTTCAGCAGTACTGCCCAGAAGAAAAAGTGACCGTGGTATGGTATGATGAATGCATGTTACGCTACTCAAATCGATCATTCTTCTCAGTCATGGAGGACGAGCCCAGAATGATTCTGTGGAACTTGTTGGATATAACAGAGCGAGATCGCTTCCTTCAGCTAGTGGAAAAATCATTGAGTGACTTGGTGCCAGTGGCCGCAAATGCTTTGTCTGGTGCTAAAAAGTTTGCTACCAAAGAAACCAAATTTACGGAAATGCAAACGCTATACAGCCTTGTACAGTGCGTCCCTGACCTATCCAGCTTTGATTGCAATAGGTGTCTTCGCGAAGCCATAACAAACTTGTCCACATCTTATGGTGGAAAGAGAGGGGGTCGAGTTGTGTCTCCTAGTTGTAACATTAGATATGAAGTTTTCGCGTTTTACCATGTACAAGCTTCTGCCGCACCAGGACCTGGACCAAAAG GAAAAGGCAAAAGCTCAAAGGTAATAGCTATCGTAATTGCTGTTACAATTGCTGCCTCTGTGGTGCTAGTCATTCTGCTTTACTGTTTCCGAAGGAGGAGAGCAAGAATGAAGTCCAATGATATAAAAGAAGAGAATTCACAAAAATCTGATGGCCTACTCAATTATCATG CTGCAAGTGAAATAACAACTGTAGAATCCTTGCAATTTGATTTTGGGGCAATTGAAGTTGCAACAAACAAATTCTCAGATGACAACAAGATTGGTGAAGGTGGATTTGGTAAAGTTTACAAG GGTGTGCTACCTGAAGGGAAGGAAGTAGCAGTTAAAAGGTTCTCAATGAAGTCATTGCAAGGCTTAGAGGAATTCAAAAATGAGGTCATACTTATTGCAAAACTTCAGCACAAAAATCTTGTGAGGCTATTGGGATGTGGCATACAGGGAGAAGAAAAGTTGCTTGTATACGAGTTTATGCACAACAAAAGccttgataattttatttttg ATTCAAAAAGGCGCTCACAACTTGATTGGAAGACTTACTATGACATAATTAGTGGGATTACTAGAGGACTTCTATATCTCCATGAGGACTCCAGGCTTAAAATCATTCACAGAGACTTGAAGCCTAGCAATGTTTTGTTGGACCATAACATGGTTGCCAAAATATCAGATTTTGGAATGGCGAGGATCTTTTCTGAAAACCAAAATATAGCTAACACCAACAGAGTTGTAGGAACATA TGGGTACATGGCTCCAGAATATGCAATGGAAGGAGTATTCTCTGTTAAGTCCGATGTCTTCAGCTTTGGTGTAATCTTGCTTGAGATTATTAGTGGAAAAAGGAGTAGTGGCTTCTATCTCACTGAACATTCGCAGACACTCCTTGCATAT GCATGGAGACTGTGGAATGAAGATAATTTGTTAGAGTTCGTGGACAACTTTTTGATGGAATCAGGTTCGACATCAGAAATTGTAAAGTGCATACATATTGGACTTTTGTgtgttgaggaaaatccacaagatAGACCCACCATGTCGACTGTGATAGTTATGCTGGGAAATGAATCAATAGCTCTTCCTGAACCAAAACACCCTGCATTTTCGGTGGCTAAATTCATGTCGATGGATGAAATCTCGGTAAATGAGCTAAGTTTTTCTACTATTGTACCAAAATGA